The following nucleotide sequence is from Leishmania mexicana MHOM/GT/2001/U1103 complete genome, chromosome 24.
TGAGACCGAGAGGACCGACCTTCGGGGCCAGGGAGGCTGTCGCAGCCACCTCGCCACCGACggcgcgcaccaccacgaTGATCTCCTGGTTGGGGTCAAACTTCGGCGGCATGATTCGAGAAAGGCTTCCAACTGTGTGATGTGTGcgtcgcgtgtgtgcgtttgtGTAGGCGTGCGGAAGAGGCGATGGAGCACGAAAGGGTAGCGTGAGCGATGAAATCGTATGGAAAGTGTGACACGGGTCGATGTCAGTTTAAGCGCAGAGCACCAAAGGAAAACATCGAGCGAAGAAAAGTGCAACAAAGGAGAACGAAAAGTAGAAGCGGTGTGCCAATGTGGAGGTTGTCTTCCAGCACAACAGAGCGGCagggggggtgaggaggcatgcggtggaggaggggggaggggttcGCTTTCGGGCACAGTGGCTAACACAGGCAACGTGCTGGGTTCAAGttcctttccccctccctctccttcctccccccgTTTCCACTACAAAGAAGAAGAACGACGTGGATGTCTAGTAGTCCATGACTAGAAGACAGTGGCGACGCACGTCTCGCGGCATTCTATTATTTACTTCAAAGCTGTTGCGCCCGTCTTCAGGgatgtgcagcgcagcgcacatACCCGCCACGAGCAACACCGTTCAACCAACGCTTTAGCTCCCTTCGCAGTGCACCGCACACATAgcgaagggagagggcgaCCATGACGCGATAGTAGTGAGCTCGGAGAGTTGCCCACGCCTCACTCCCCCCTCAGCATCTGTTCTCCGTCCATGAACCcccgtccctccctccataCCTCACAGAGCCGCCTCCGCAACATGTTCAGCCTGCTGACAGACGgctgtgcgtgcctgtgccttGGCATGCCATCGCGAGCGTCCCGTCACCCTCGAGGAAGACAGTGCACCGCCGGTATGGACATGTCGCATCAACATCCAGGTAAAGTTCATCAGTGGCAATGATGCCGCTCTCGGTGTAGTTGTCCATCACCTGTTCAAggagcgcctccagctgcagcttGGTTTCAAAGGCCACCGCACGGCCGTTCTCGGCTGGTAAGAGTATTTTCGTCTTCTCCACCAGCCACAGAACGGCAGGGTCGCTGATGGCGAGGCACACAGGTTGTGgggcgctgcagccgatTTCCCTCACAACGACACGTACAATGTCACCTGCGGTACTGAGAGAGATGGGCAGGAACGGGAAGGTGCGAACGTGCGAGGCGGCCTCCTTGCTGTACAGATCGGCGAATTCGTCAGTGATGAACGCACGCATCTCGAAGAGACTCTTGCCGCGCGTGCGGCCCTCGCGGCCAAAATCTGTTGTCAAGATAACCAGCAGCGGAGCTATGCTGACACCTGGGTTCTCTGGGAAGCTGGTGCCCCGGCCTAGCAGCGGTgacagcacgcgcaccttGCTGGGCTCTAGCGAAGTCAGTTCGTTGAAGATGACAACGCCGTTGTCGGGATAGCGTTGCGCGTGACGCACCACCACGGGCACCACCGCGTTGCGGAACTCTGCCACCGTCATGCCATCATAGCTAGTGCCGGAGAGTACGAGGGTGGTGTCCCCAATGCTGCACGTTGCGTCCCCACACTTCTGGCCAACAGCCAGCGAGATGAGCTCGGCCAGCCGTGTCTTGCCGACACCGTTGTCACCCGCAAAGTGCAGCACCATCGGctcgtgcacgtgcgcaaGCTTGTAGCGTACCCGCTCAATCACAGATGGGGCCACCGACTGACCCCGTATGGAGCCATCCACGTACCGCTTCAGCCGTGACACAACGTACTGACGATACGCTGGCGATGCAGGCTTCAAGGGGGCGCTCCGTATGGTACACAGAAGCAGCTGCTTCATTGTACGGTCCTTTCTtgcgcacagcggcggctcCGAGCAGAACGGCGCCACGGCATCGACCGCAGGGACCACATAGATGGGTTCGAGAAACTGAGGGATGAGAAGTACAGCAAGTGCTACCACAAAAAAAGCAAGGATTCTAGTGAAAAGATGCATGACAGtggtgcagacacacaagagGAGCTTTTCTCGAAAGAGCGCCAGACGCCCCTACAGCGGCAGGGCTCACGTGTGAGAAGAGAAAAGGGTGTTATCAGCTAAAACCTGTGAAGATGCTCCAAGTAGAGGAGAAACAACTTGGTCGAGTGACACGGGGCACCGTACAACGGCTGCTGTTCGGCGAATTCTCCGTCATGCGCCCGTCAACACTTCCACCGCCTCGTCTGCGAGAGGGAACAGCAATCGCCTCGCACAACACCCGTGTAGATGGTAGCTTTCACCAACGTACGAAAAAAGCAAAGCGAAGAGGACAGAGGACAGAGGACAGAAAAACGTGCATCGAAGAATTGGTTCGTCGCCATAACAGTCGAGGAGCCTCAGACAGGGCGGTCTGGGAGACAGAAGAGGATCGCAACAAGGTACAAAGGGCCTGCCCGATCCTTGCTCCCCACAGAGCAGCAGAGGCTTCAGTTTGCTTGCTTTTGGTGTGCATGCTTTGCATCCTCTGTCATGACCGCCAAACCCTTGAGTCCCTCACCAATCGTGTGCTTACTAGGAGACGCACCACAACATAAGTGACACCAGTAAAacggtgaggggagggggcgtcTTTCGTTTTCTCGCAGCCTCTCGGCATACCCGCATGTGCCACTCTCGGGGACAAGTGAAGATGCACGTTTTCTGTTCGTTttcagaggaggaggtaaTACAGGAAAGAAAAAATCCGAGAAGGACGACTGTGCGCCGCATAGGCGTTcacccccccacacacacatacgggAGCGTAAATGTGCACACCAGAAACAGAGCTGATATTTCACAGCTCTAAGTGAGCGTAACCTCTTCTCCCCAcattgcgctgctgccctctgTCATCATTGAATGGAGAAAGCAGGTAATGTCGGGAGAGGggcgcacagagagggggagggaagggtaTATCCTCCCTTGCACAGGTGTTGCTGAGAAgagtggtgctgcagcagcagccagcgaGTGAGGCCACTTCTCTCCGCTTTCGCTTTCCTTTATTTATCAACCTCACCGCCCCAACACAGTCACGCAAACACACGTATGTGCTACCTTCACAGTTGACGGTTGCTGTCTTGTTCTCTCTTGTGCGGTTTGCCACAACGTTCACTTGCCTGTGTTTTCGGGTGTCTCTTGTCTTTGTTTGTCAGCGAAGAttgcgtccgtgtgtgcgtgtgtcttttCCCGTTGGAACTAAGTCACGGCacaaagaaacaaaaaaaaacgaaacacgaacaaacaaaaaagtTGATGGTGGAAGTTGTACGCTTGAAACTTATACATACAGATACGTGTCCCTTGCGCACGTGCTtgactccctctctctgtcttgtCCTGGTTCGAGTGGTGGTGATTATCAACGCCTCTGTGGACATCGGCAACCAAGTACCGTGTTAcgcaggggagggaggaaggggggatgcgcagacgcacacacaaccacgACTACGGCCGCCAGTGCAACCATCACCTGAAGAAGTCTGGGTGCGCAGAGTCGGTGAACAGAAAGAAGCACCAAGACACACAAAATAGAAAACATATCCGTCGGCGTCTCCATTGCCAGCGATCTCTCTGGGTAGTGCGGGCGAAAGCACGAAAAAAGAGAACAAAGAATCGCTAGAGCGACGCAGCTGATAAGCGAACTTCTCCCTACCTAGTCGACACTCATCTCCCGCTCCTCACTTGACACTTGACGCTGTTCGCCACGATGTGACGTAGGCTacagaaggggggagggcgaaaagggcacgaaaaaaaaactagAGGACAAGAGATAAAAACTAAAGAGGAGGAACAGCATAAATAGGAAAAAGAAACGGGGGTGGACAGACAAGTCAGAAGAGGTGGGTCCCCTCTTCACCGCCTCTACCCAACTCACCTCGGCtgcctttgtgtgtgtgtgtagcaaATAGGTGCCGTACAAGAAACAAACAACCTAAAGGGTTGACCCTCCACACGAACGAATACACACAAAAGGGAAGGCGAGACAAGAACTAAGAGAGACATGGGAGGAAGGGTGTTTTCTGATTCCACTGTCGCCACCcatccttctctccctcctcgtggTCTCGCTGAGGGTGGCCATCAAGAAGGTGCAGAACGAAAACGTCTAGCCGTGATGTCGATGGTTTGTGTTGGGGGGCAGTTTGGAATGGGAGAGAGCGCGAAGTGACAGACTGAATGAAGGCATgacaagggagagagggagacgtcTGCGCATGTCTCTCGtcccttccccttccacACCTCACTCATCtgcacacacccgcgccAGACACATCCACTCAATTTCTTTTTCTCGCTCTTTTCGTTCAGGGGTGAGTACACGAAGGTGCTCAGACAGGATGGACGGTATGGGGAGCTGTATACACTCTATGCACAGTTCTCCTTTGACATCGCCGGTTCGTTGTTACCAGACACCCTGTCTTTCCCTGAATCAATGAGGCCAAGCCTGATGAGCGCGTCCTCTTCGAGTGTGTCCTCTCGGAGCTCGTAGATGGGCACCGTCACGATGTAGCTCCACTTCGCCGCCATCCACACGCCGGTCATTCCACAAAAGTACGAGCGCGCTGTCCAAGACTGGCGATGCTTAATGCCCCTCGCCATGAGCCACACCCCCAGGCTGATCCCAACCAGGCAAGCGCAAAGAAAGAACGTTTGGTATGCAATGCGGTTGAAGCTGCAGGGAGGAAAAAGCTTGTACAGGCGGTACTGCGGCGTCGCCAAgagcgccacacgcagggcgaTCAAGAGAACCACGACGACGAAGCCGCCACAGGCCCAGTAGTTCTGGTGCACAAAGCAAAAAAGTAATACGCCCGAGAGGTAGATCAGGGCGAATATTATGTAGATCGCCAACCAAATGCGGAACGTGCGCCGCTTGCGCTCCAACTCGTTCATCGTGATGCGAGGAGCAAAGGCGAAGTGTCAAAGGTAAAAGAAAGCGTTCAAAACGCGATGACGCGGGCGGATGAGGAGAATATGGAGAGCTGATGAtgggggcgggtgggggaAAGGGCACGACTATGAAGCGAGCTGCTATCACTGGGCACGCGCGGAGCAACataggaagagagaggagtgggggtTGGAGAGAAGAGCTGAAAAGAGGAAGACCGCCAGAGCATGGTGGAAGGGGTGGGCTACGGAGGGCGAGTGTGTACCATGTAACTCCTCCCCTTTTCACCGTTGAGCGCTCGTGGCTTGCGACCAGGTCTCGACAGTGCGCGGGTGTTCATCCGTCATCTCTGAGGCGGCGCCCCACACACCACATGCAGAAATACACGGAAGGAAACGCCAGCAGTACGTCTACTGCACAAAATGTGCGGTGAAACACCGCACTTGTCGCTGGCGTTGACGACATCATTCCCCATCTACTCTACCTCTGGTGTGTAAGCAAAGCCTCCGCCCATGTGCAGACCGCGAAAACATCACCACTACACACCAGCCCATACCGAGAAAGACAGGCGTCAGCTGCACAGACATGAGCATGTGCTCCCCCCGAAGGAGCACGCAAGAGGACATGGAGGACACAGAGGAGTGGAGACTAGAAAGTGAGAGCAGCAAAGCTCGGCGGCAGTCACTgacaagaaaaaagaaaggggtGAGAGATGGTACTACTGGTTCTGCAGCTCACAACCGATGCTGACGCCACACAAACCATTCATTCCTCTCGCGTCACAGTGCGCCAGTGATGGTGTGAGAAAACGCCGCAAGGAAATGCAGTGACAGCGGTGCTACGGAGGAGCGCGCGCTGTTCAGTCGTACTTCCGCACaatgtcctcctccgcaaCGCTGCGGGCGGctacaaaaaaaaaatcgctGAGCCGATTCATGTACACAGTGGCTTGGCGCAAGTGATCCGTGTAGGTCGCGCCGTACAAGTCGCCCAACGTGACCATGCGCCGCTCCGCACGTCGGCAAGTGGTGCGGCACACATGCAGCTGGGCAGAGGCCACGTTACCACCGCCAGGAAGAATGAAAACGCGCAACGGAGCGAGGCGGTTGTCAATGATGTCGATGCTTTTCGCTAGCTCTTCCGTCTTTTCGGCAAAGCGGTATCCGTCGAGAATCTCAGTCATGTGCTTTGCAGTTTCGTCCTCAAGGTTTTTCGCCGTTGGCGTTGCCACAACCGTGCCGGCgttcagcagctcctgctggATTTCCGCCAGCATGCACATCATCGCCTCATCGTGCTCATgcctcgccgcggcgctgcgtaGCATCGCCCTGGCGAGCCCCACGTGGCTGCTCAGCTCGTCGATCGAACCAAGAGCTTCGAACACGACGTCTGCTTTCCTTCGGCGCTCGCCAGTGAACAGGGCAGATGCACCATTGTCCCCTGTCTTGGTGTAGACCATACTGCGCTTGGGCACCTCACCACCAGCTACCTCTTTCCCATCCTTTGAGACTGCCgtgggggtggtggaagACGCATCCACACTAGtggccgcggaggcggcggacgtGGCCCCGACAGGACCCTCTGCTTCGGTTGTCGCCAAGCGCTTGGATTGGACATTTACGTGGCCAAAAGGACAGTGGCGGCACCGGTTCCCGCAGCACTTCATGTTTCGCATCAGCCCAAGGCGGGTAAAGACAGTGAAGCCCGTGCGCAGATCAATGTACGTGTCCTCGCCGTTCGTCACCGCCTGTGCATGTAAGGCCTTGATCTCAGGTGGCAGCCTCCTCTCGATGGAGTTTTCTTCTGCAACAACTGGATCGATAGTGACAATCGGGgaggcgcatgcgccccAGGAAAAGAAACGGCCGCCCATGACGCGTGGTACACCGCGTCGCGCCGTAGTGTACACCAGAGCCGACAAGGCCATGACAGCCAGCACAGTAGCAGTAACTCGAGGAGTGCAACGCGTCCCGGCACTCCCCATCGCAAGTCTTCGCTTTCtacgcagcggcgcgagaAACTATTCAGAAAGAGGGAAGTCGTGTTTGAGACGTCATCCAGAGGAGAAACGATTGGCAACAGTAGTAGAAAAACGAACAGAGGAGAACAGAGAGAAGCCAGACACTGCCGCCGCATGTAAGACGCACAAGAAAGAGAGCGCGACATTCGCCTGGAGCGCTATGTTGCTCCGACTCAAGACATCACAGTACTCGGTGCAAAGCACCGGGAGGCATTCATAAGCGAACACCATGTGCACCCGTAGAAGCACACCCCTCCTGAAACACAGACatacagacgcacacactctTACAAAGAGAGGCCGGGAAGTGATCAGGAAAGGATCGGTCGCTACAACCTGAAgatgcgcaggcgctcgcacacacacacacacacaaccgtGCAGATCGGTTACTTGATGCAGCCGCTGTGCCCTGAAGCTGTGAATTGTCCCCGactttctttctttttcgacGCGTCTGACTGACAATGAGAGACAATAGTAGATGATAAAGAACGAGAATGGACAGAGAGCACAACAGCGCCTATCATTGGCTCTAAGAGAAAAAAGTTTGAGTCGTTCCCTTTTTTGTACATCTCTTCCGCGTTCTCTCcggctgctggagaagcagACAAAGACACAGTGAGATCAGGAGAGTTAGGGGTCGACAGGGTGACGAGGGAGCGTGAGAAACTAAGCTGAAGCAAAAACAGAACTACGAAAGtaaaaaatatatataaaAAACGGATCTGCCCAATATGCATGCACGGCTGTAGGTACAGTATACGTTTGCCTATACAGCAGATTTGTCCGAGAATACAGGGAAGTGAGCAAGCACGAAAGAGAAAGAACCACGGCTGATGGCATAGAGCATGCAaggggaaaagggaaaaagatCATGCGGCAGTGCGTATCGATCACCTTTCTCCGCCGCCCGAACAACCTCACAGCATTATGCCTACTCTCACCCACACATTTTCTTTGAGAGTTGGCGTAAGGGGAGGGAATGGGTACGGATGTTATGGGGAGCATGCCGCGATTCTGCATAACCGTACCTTGACATATCACTATAGGTTTGAACAGCGGCGGGGAACAGCGCACCTAGCAGGACAGAAAGCAACATGAACCACCATGCTCACACGGTGCGggcctgcgtgtgtgctttcGCTTCACTCTTTTTCTGGCGCATCCGTATCGTGTTCGTTGGCGTTGAGTTCTCCCCTGCTTTCTTTGGTTTATCCGATTCTTGTCCTTTTCTCTTCTTCACAGTCTCAATGAAGTTCACCGGGAGGCATTTCTATGCTCATTCTGATTGCTCAGTCTTAACAGGAGAGAACGACGATTCAGCCGCACCGATTTCACCCAGGCCTCTGAGGTGTATTTGGCTTTCTCTTTTCACTCAGACACCACCCACTCGCCGACACAAAAATAGACAAATAAAAGGCAGGAAGACACGTgacaagggagagagaaattTACCCAGCGCACCAAAGGGAAGAAAAGCAGATAAAAGAAGGGTAAAACAAAAAGTACACTGTGCCCgccttttttcctttggcTTCTTTCGTTTCTCTCCTTCTGCTTCCCACAGTACGACTAAGCCTTAGCATGGGTAATCGAGCCGCATTTTAGCCAGTGCCTGTGGGAAAATGTGCATCTCTGCAACGGCTCTCCCTCCAGTGCTCGTTTTTATCTTTACATTTTCAGTGATGCAGTCCAGGTTGTAGGCGTTGTGTGATACACCATCGATCCGTGCTTCGTGAGCACCGATGAAACATGTAGCGCACACTGAAAACCACCTGCAAAGCGAGGTACACTTTGTTCAACTCCGCCATACCCTGGTTTAAGTCCACCACGGACACCTTTTTCGACACTGTCAGTgacagcacacacgcacgcgagaCGAAAATTACAACAACCAGAGGCGCTCAGCTACCGCGGGGCTACACAAAAGCCGAAattgcgcgcgtgcacacacacacatacacacatgcgcacgcacgtcagAGCACACAAAGCGGCCTCAAGAGATCAGCTTATCCTTGTCCACCGCCTGTGCAACTTCTCTGCATGGCAAGACGTTCAGGCGTAGAGACGACGAATCACGCATGCACACTTACTCAGTGAGAAGCGACTGACTTTAGCAAAGTGCACGCTTGTTAAGGACGTCATCACCCTCGCCGCGTTGCCTCTAACCCTCAGGATTGCTACAACTCAGTCAGGAGTCTCTGTGCAGAGTTGCTAATGAGGATGAAAACCAAAACTAAAGCGCATCTGCGTGCAGGTTCATCTTTTTTTCCACATGAATCATTCTATGCCGCCTGTCAGCGCATCAGCCTTAATCGGTCACTACCTTCAGCTTCgcaacgcgcagctgctgaaggtAGGACTCGGCGCCGCACGAGTGAGCGTACACCCCACCAGTGAACGCCGACGTTGCGTCTTTGCCAACGAACATGTCCAGGATGCGCTGGCCGCCGGGGTGGTTCGAGTACCAGATGACGTCCTTGCTGTTGTGCGTGTAGCCAGCGCCGGTCTGAATGCTGCGCATCAGGTCAATCACTTCGTTGTTGATGACCGTCAGCTTGCGGCCCTTAGCCACTTCATCCTGGACTTTCTCCCAAGTCCACTCCGCAGAGATGGGGATGTCGAGCTGGCCTAGCCGAGTCTGTGCCTGCTCCATCGCCTTCTTCGACTTCTTCAGCAGCATCTTGTTGAAGTTAGCATCGATGACATCGTTCGGCGTGCGCACGAGGTTCTTGGCACCGCCGAGAAACGACACCGCGCGGATGATCCACTTGGTGGGGTCGTAGTGATACCACTTGATCCCGTTGCGGTAGTCCTGGGCAAACTCGTGGTGGAAGTTGTGATAGCCCTCACCAAAAGTGAACAGCGCGCACACGAAGGAGTCGTGCGACGAGTGGCGGTCCGAGTAGTTCTGCACCGCAGCGAAGAGGTTCGTGTGAGCCAGGCTGTTGATGAAGAAGGTGCAGTGGTGAACGAACACGATCTTCGCGAGAGCGGCGTAGAAGTACCCACCAAGCCAGTCACCCCAGCCGAGGCCGCAGATCACCGTGGGTAGGATGACACCGGATAGCATCGCCATCTTAAAAAAGTGCTTGTGCTGGAACTGGATCACGTAGTTGTACTTGAAGTCCGACACGTCCACCTTGCCGAGCAGGGAATAGTCCTGCTTCATGATCATCCACCCCATGTGCGAGAAAATGAAGCCACGCTGCGCGTTGTAGGGGTCCTTCTCCGTGTCCACATAACGGTGGTGAATGCGGTGGTTGCGGGCCCACCACTTGGCCGAGCCTTCGAAAGAGCCGGCGCCAGCGAAAGCGCACAGCCACTGGAACGCAGTGGAGGCCGTGTATGAGCGGTGCGAGAACAGACGGTGGTAGCCAACGGTGACGCCGAGGCAACCATTGAACATGTAAAAAAGTACGGCGGTGACAAACGTTTTCCACTGCAGTGGCACGCCCATGAACACGGCAGCGAGTACGCCAGCGATGGGAAGGCCCAGGACAGCCACGGCAACATAGTTGATCTCATAGTTGCCCTCTTGGTACGTGGGCTGACGGCGCGCAGTCTCCTCCGTCATGTCCTTACCCTTCTTCTCCACCGAGGTCATCGTTAGtagcacaaaaaaaaacctGTCGCAAGAACACACTGGCTGTTCGCACAGCACGTCAGCAGTTCGACGCAGCCGTTGTTGTGTTATCCAACCCGGACGCCGCGCGAGGACGATTATCGAAGACACAACAAAGTACGGCGAGAAACACGAGGAGGCACAAGCAAAAGGAagcaggggaggagggggagggggagggggaggggaagatgGGCGAATGAAGTGCAGCGTATTAGAGGCTTGGAGAACACGGTCTGTCAGAGGGTTTGTGCTAGTGTGTGTAAGTGCTTGCTCTCGCCTGCGCGGGACTCGTGATTGGGGTGTGCCTACAATCTCAGCGGATGCTGCTTCGAGACGTCGACTCTGACTGCCCTTTATTGTTCTGCTTTCACGTTGCACAGTTCTTTCTTTTCCCCCCTATGGAGGAAGATAGGGGCGCATGTCTGCGAGGGCAAACGCACAGTTAAAGTCTGATTACACGAAGTAGAACGTCATTTAAAGAAAACGAGTagtggacacacacacacgtcaaGGAAAAGGACATGGGAACAGCACCGACTGCTAATAAGCAGTGCTCCGTTAGTGGACCCagatgcgcacgcgcttgtCCTTCGAGCCTGTGGCCACCTTCTGCCCATCTGGGCTCCAGTCCGTCGCGTAAATCTCATCGCTATGACCGGACATGTCCTCGACAAGCTCCCGCTTCGCTACGGACCACAGCTTCACAGTGGTGTCCTTGCTGCCGGACACCAGCATGCGAGAATCGAGACTCCAGCTGACGTGATACACCGCTGCCACGTGCCCGCGGAAGGTGGTGATGAACTTGCCATCCTCGGCATTCCAAAGCTTCACGCTCTTGTCCGCTGAGCACGAGGCTAGCATCGTCCCGTCCGGACTGAACTGGATGTGAAACACAACCCCCTGGTGACCCGTCATGCGTGCCACCGGTGTGACAGACTGCTGCGGATTCCACAAGAACATCGTGTTGTCATCGGAGCAGCTTACAAGCCGCTCCGACCCGCCAAAGCGAGACACCACAGCGTCATAGCGCttccgtgcgtgcgcgcacatgTCCTCGCGTGCGCTGAACTTGCGATCCTCGTGATCGAAAACGCCGGTGCGCGTGACAAGATCTGTGCTGAGCGCCAAGAAATTGACCCAGTGTGCATGGCCGCGGAGCACGCACCAGGGCGAGCCGGTGCCGGCATCCCACACTATTACCGTACGATCCTGTGAGGAGGAGTAGATGCGGTCCTCGCCACCCCACTTCACACATGTGACGCACGACTGATGGCCAGATAACGAGCGCTCCAGTCCCGTTGCCATGCTCCACATCTTTAACGACGCGTCCTTGCTCGCCGAGACGAAGCGGTTGCACTGCGGgttgcggtgcagcggctccCATGAGACATGAGAGACGTactgtgtgtgcgccttgTGCTTCTTGCACTTAAACCCGCCGTAGTCACCGTTATGCGTCCAGTTGGCTAGAATCCCGTCCTTGCTTCCACTCACCAAGTAACGTCCATCCGGAGACCACGAGAGCACCTGCACCCAGTTCGTGTGCGCCTTGAGCTCCTCCACGGGAGTGAGGGTGTTCATGTCCCAGATACGAATCTCCTTGTCCCCGCCGCCAGTAGCCAAAACCTGGCTGTCTGGAGAAAAGGATACCACCAGCACGGCCTCGCTGTGGCCGTCCAGCGTACCAGCGCAGCGCGTCACGGGACGAACGCGAAACACTGCCTGCGGCTTGTACATAATCTCCACCACCGTTTCCTCCGGTGCAGCGAACTCGAGCTTCTCAACATCCTGCGGACGCACGCGTCGCCCTTCCTTCAGCATTCGCGCCACGTACTCGTCCTTCTGCCTCCTGAAAAGGATGTCC
It contains:
- a CDS encoding putative notchless homolog, with translation MPVRKKQKRDVVCAVELHSDEDGDTAPKVMVRLLDEHGTPSGTQILLPASATPKQLDELLSSLLQDEEAKTIPYAFFIDGEQINSSVQDILFRRQKDEYVARMLKEGRRVRPQDVEKLEFAAPEETVVEIMYKPQAVFRVRPVTRCAGTLDGHSEAVLVVSFSPDSQVLATGGGDKEIRIWDMNTLTPVEELKAHTNWVQVLSWSPDGRYLVSGSKDGILANWTHNGDYGGFKCKKHKAHTQYVSHVSWEPLHRNPQCNRFVSASKDASLKMWSMATGLERSLSGHQSCVTCVKWGGEDRIYSSSQDRTVIVWDAGTGSPWCVLRGHAHWVNFLALSTDLVTRTGVFDHEDRKFSAREDMCAHARKRYDAVVSRFGGSERLVSCSDDNTMFLWNPQQSVTPVARMTGHQGVVFHIQFSPDGTMLASCSADKSVKLWNAEDGKFITTFRGHVAAVYHVSWSLDSRMLVSGSKDTTVKLWSVAKRELVEDMSGHSDEIYATDWSPDGQKVATGSKDKRVRIWVH
- a CDS encoding putative fatty-acid desaturase, producing MTSVEKKGKDMTEETARRQPTYQEGNYEINYVAVAVLGLPIAGVLAAVFMGVPLQWKTFVTAVLFYMFNGCLGVTVGYHRLFSHRSYTASTAFQWLCAFAGAGSFEGSAKWWARNHRIHHRYVDTEKDPYNAQRGFIFSHMGWMIMKQDYSLLGKVDVSDFKYNYVIQFQHKHFFKMAMLSGVILPTVICGLGWGDWLGGYFYAALAKIVFVHHCTFFINSLAHTNLFAAVQNYSDRHSSHDSFVCALFTFGEGYHNFHHEFAQDYRNGIKWYHYDPTKWIIRAVSFLGGAKNLVRTPNDVIDANFNKMLLKKSKKAMEQAQTRLGQLDIPISAEWTWEKVQDEVAKGRKLTVINNEVIDLMRSIQTGAGYTHNSKDVIWYSNHPGGQRILDMFVGKDATSAFTGGVYAHSCGAESYLQQLRVAKLKVVTD
- a CDS encoding hypothetical predicted multi-pass transmembrane protein → MNELERKRRTFRIWLAIYIIFALIYLSGVLLFCFVHQNYWACGGFVVVVLLIALRVALLATPQYRLYKLFPPCSFNRIAYQTFFLCACLVGISLGVWLMARGIKHRQSWTARSYFCGMTGVWMAAKWSYIVTVPIYELREDTLEEDALIRLGLIDSGKDRVSGNNEPAMSKENCA